In Planctomycetota bacterium, a genomic segment contains:
- a CDS encoding NAD(P)H-binding protein: protein MTDQELHVVTGAFGYSGRCIAERLLDAGHSVRTLTDSPHRANPFGGRVEAQPFHFDEPARLVEALRGARVLYNTYWVRFNTREFTFAQAVRNSRTLFAAAEEAGVGRIVHVSITNPSEDSPLEYFRGKAEVERALVESGLPHTILRPAVLFGREDILVNNIAWALRRMPVFTVFGDGLYRLQPIHVDDLAALAVQEGRADGSRIIDAIGPETFTYRGLVETIGRAIGKVRPILSVAPTVGWLGAWLVGKVMGDVMLTRDEVRGLMAGLLATDSYAPLRLGP, encoded by the coding sequence ATGACGGATCAGGAACTTCACGTTGTGACCGGGGCGTTCGGGTACTCCGGCAGGTGCATCGCCGAGCGACTCCTGGATGCGGGGCACAGCGTGCGGACGCTGACGGATTCGCCTCATCGCGCCAACCCGTTCGGTGGGCGCGTCGAGGCCCAGCCGTTCCACTTCGACGAGCCGGCCCGCCTGGTGGAGGCGCTTCGGGGGGCACGCGTCCTCTACAACACCTACTGGGTCCGGTTCAATACGCGCGAGTTTACATTCGCCCAGGCGGTGCGCAATTCGCGTACGCTCTTCGCGGCGGCTGAGGAAGCGGGTGTCGGTCGCATCGTCCACGTCAGCATCACGAACCCGTCGGAGGATTCGCCGCTGGAGTATTTCCGTGGCAAGGCCGAGGTCGAGCGGGCCCTGGTCGAGTCGGGCCTGCCGCACACGATCCTCAGGCCGGCGGTTCTCTTCGGGCGCGAGGACATCCTCGTGAACAACATTGCGTGGGCACTGCGGCGGATGCCGGTGTTCACTGTCTTCGGCGACGGCCTGTACCGTCTCCAACCGATCCACGTGGACGACTTGGCGGCACTGGCCGTCCAAGAGGGCCGGGCCGACGGCAGCCGCATCATCGACGCCATCGGCCCGGAAACGTTCACGTACCGCGGCCTCGTCGAGACCATCGGCCGGGCCATCGGCAAAGTCCGGCCCATTCTCTCGGTTGCGCCGACCGTGGGCTGGCTGGGGGCGTGGCTCGTGGGCAAGGTCATGGGCGACGTGATGCTTACGCGGGACGAGGTCCGAGGGCTGATGGCGGGCCTCCTGGCGACCGATTCGTACGCGCCTCTCCGACTGGGCCCGTGA
- a CDS encoding nucleotidyltransferase family protein — protein MAPAIRVDRDRVAQFCRKWKIAELSLFGSVLRPDFKAESDVDVLVRFAPDADVGLLDHVAMQEELSAILGRPVDLVSRRAVERSRNRIRREAILSRAEPIYGAR, from the coding sequence ATGGCTCCTGCGATTCGTGTGGATCGAGACCGCGTGGCCCAGTTCTGCCGCAAGTGGAAGATCGCCGAACTCTCCCTGTTTGGGTCCGTGTTAAGGCCGGACTTCAAGGCGGAGAGCGATGTGGACGTGCTGGTCCGTTTCGCCCCCGATGCCGACGTGGGCCTCTTGGATCACGTGGCCATGCAGGAAGAACTGTCGGCCATTCTGGGGCGCCCCGTGGACTTGGTGAGCCGGCGGGCCGTGGAGCGCAGCCGAAACCGCATCCGGCGCGAGGCCATCCTTTCGCGGGCGGAGCCCATCTATGGCGCGCGATGA
- a CDS encoding FAD-dependent monooxygenase encodes MAGTDFDVIIVGAGAAGCAAAMRLPAGARALLVDRGDPADGRCCGGLLAPDAQGALARLGLDLPETVRVQPAPQRVHVRDLDSGLEQTYRRRYWNVDRAKLDAWLLEEARRRAEFLPHAHFAGLEREPGRVVVHVVRDGKTESLSARLLVGADGARSAVRRTVFPERPGPRTALAIQVSLAAGKNLDAHEVFFSSRHTDFYAWAIPKPGAVLVGSAFGDPHGARRRFEDLLARVRESLALGGEILERSARGLGRPCARRELFGGAGPVLLAGEAAGLVSPSSGEGISFALESGAAAGEAVGGNQPARNYEKVFRRLARRVRRKFLKARVIFSPRCRRAVLRLPWCP; translated from the coding sequence TTGGCGGGCACGGACTTCGACGTCATCATCGTGGGGGCGGGGGCCGCCGGGTGTGCGGCCGCCATGCGATTGCCCGCCGGCGCGCGGGCGCTTCTTGTGGACCGCGGCGATCCAGCCGACGGACGGTGCTGCGGCGGCCTGCTCGCGCCGGACGCCCAGGGGGCCCTCGCGCGCCTCGGGCTCGACCTGCCAGAAACCGTGCGGGTGCAGCCCGCCCCGCAAAGGGTCCACGTTCGCGACCTCGACTCGGGCCTGGAACAAACTTACCGGCGGCGCTACTGGAACGTGGACCGTGCGAAACTGGACGCCTGGTTGCTCGAGGAAGCGCGCCGGCGGGCCGAGTTCCTGCCGCACGCACACTTCGCCGGGCTGGAACGCGAACCCGGCCGCGTCGTGGTCCACGTGGTGCGGGACGGCAAGACGGAGAGCCTCTCGGCGCGGCTCCTCGTTGGGGCCGACGGCGCGCGCTCAGCCGTGCGGCGCACGGTGTTCCCGGAACGACCGGGGCCGCGGACCGCGCTGGCCATCCAGGTGAGCCTGGCGGCCGGTAAAAACCTCGACGCGCACGAGGTCTTCTTTTCGAGCCGGCACACGGACTTCTACGCGTGGGCCATTCCGAAGCCGGGGGCCGTCCTCGTCGGGAGCGCATTCGGCGATCCGCACGGCGCCCGCCGGCGCTTCGAAGACCTCCTGGCCCGGGTGCGCGAGTCGCTAGCCCTCGGGGGCGAAATCCTCGAGCGGTCGGCGCGGGGGCTCGGGCGCCCGTGCGCGAGGAGGGAACTTTTCGGCGGCGCGGGGCCGGTCCTGCTGGCAGGCGAGGCGGCGGGTCTCGTGAGCCCGTCGAGCGGCGAGGGGATTTCGTTTGCCCTCGAAAGCGGCGCGGCCGCGGGAGAAGCGGTCGGAGGAAATCAGCCGGCGAGGAACTATGAGAAAGTGTTCCGTCGCCTCGCGCGCCGCGTCCGGCGGAAGTTCCTCAAGGCGCGCGTCATCTTTTCGCCGCGATGCCGGCGCGCCGTC
- a CDS encoding DUF86 domain-containing protein, translating into MARDDATVVDILNAARLARTFVEGMDKAAFLKDAKTQSAVLHQLLVLGEAVRRLSEPFRARHPQIPWRLMAGMRIPTHPRI; encoded by the coding sequence ATGGCGCGCGATGACGCGACGGTCGTGGATATTTTGAATGCCGCTCGACTTGCCCGGACCTTCGTGGAAGGGATGGATAAAGCCGCCTTCCTGAAAGACGCGAAGACCCAGTCGGCCGTCCTGCATCAGTTGCTGGTTCTCGGTGAAGCCGTGCGGCGGCTGAGCGAGCCTTTCCGGGCGCGCCACCCGCAGATTCCGTGGCGATTGATGGCCGGCATGCGGATACCAACTCATCCACGAATATGA